The following DNA comes from Chryseobacterium gallinarum.
AATTTCGTTAGAATAGAAATCATAATATCCGTTTACTTTAAACTGATTCACTTTCTGCTTCAGGTCGACATCTCCGGCAGGCTGAAGTGCATAGATCCCGTAATAATTATAGCTGTCTAAACCATATTCCGCATTGATATTGAATTTTCCTTTCTCCCCATAGGAGTTAAGGAAAGCACCAATTGTTGCAGAAGTCTGTCCGGATTTCCAGTCGTAGTCCTTTTTGAGACCATTTGTAGAAAGAACATGCACATCCGCTCCTACTTCAAACTTATTTTCCAAGGTTTTGGAAATATTTCCATCTGCCAAGATTTTCCCATAATTCCCCATCCCAAACTGGAAATAATTATTCTGGGCCGTCCCATCGAATTTTGGAGCGACATCTTCTCCCTGAATCGTTGAGGTTTTGAAGTCTGAAACCGCTGGAACATCCGTAATGGTATATTTTACAGGATTCTGGGATTTCTCTTCCGGCGGATAATTTTTGATGGTTTCTACAGAAGTCTTCTTTTTTTCGATCTTCTTCACTTCCGGTTCTCTTTTCTTATTAAGAACCAGTTTCTCCTCCTTGATCTGGGAAAACGCAAACTGCGAAACTCCTAAAAATAATATGGATAATAATTGAATTTTTCTGTTCATTACTATTATTGTATTTATGTATTCAGATAAAATCTATTAATGATTTACTGAACATGATACTCATTTTTACTTTTTAATCTGCTTTTTTACTTCTTTTGCTTCGGCAACAATCTCTGGGAAGTCTTTATAGTTCGCAATAATCTGGTCACATGTATAGCTTGCCTGATAGGTATCTTTTAATCCTACATAATTTTTCGCCATCAGTACCAGGGCTTTTGCTCCCCAGTATTCTTCTGATGCATAATTGTTGGCAAGCTTAAAGATCGTTTCATTGGAAGACTTAAAGGCTTTCCCTTTGTTTTGATAGTAAGCTTTCGCATATAAAGCTTCTGCAGCCACTGAAGTGTTGGATGATTTTTCAAGAGAAGCATAGGCAGATTGTGCATCCTTATCTTTTCCGGAATTCATCAGGCTTCTTGCCTTGATTACTTTTGCTGTTTCCATTACTGCTGCTGAATTCTTGGAATTGGCAATCACTGCATTGGCCAGTTTTTCGGCTTCTGAAAAATTTTTCTCCTCAGCATACAGTTTCATCAGTTCTACATTTGCATAGTTTTTAATACTGATATCAGAAGAGTTTTTAATTCCCTCAAGATACTTTTTGGCTTCAGCTGTATTTCCCTGTGCAATAAAAATCTGGGCTAAACGGGTCTGGGCATCGTCCTGATAATCATTCTGAACAGCAGCTACCTCCTGTAAAACAAGGAGAGCTTTGGTAGGATTATTGGTCTGGTAATAGCTCTCTCCCAGCTCATATTTAGCCTGATACAGACCTTCTCCTGTAGGATTTTGAGTCAGATACTTCTCATAATAGGAAATTGCATTTTTATAATCTTTCTTAGAGAAATACTGTTTTCCGGTAGATAAGTTGATCTCATCAATTTCCGAAGCATCTACGTTCACACCGATATTTCTTGCAAAATTTTCATATCCTGACACGTCCCCGTTTTTGGTGAAAAGAGGCTTGGCAGCCTGAACGATTTTTTGTGCATAAGCGGTATTTTTATACTGCTCGCCCAGGGATTTCAGTTCAGAAAGTGCTTTATCGTTCTGATTCTGGTCTATATAATTCTGAGCTCTGTAGATAGAAGCATTAGCGATCAGATCCTTATCAGAAGAGCCTTTAATTACTTTTCCGAAATAATCATTGGAATTTGCAAAATCATCCTGAGCAGCATATGCTGTTCCTATTTCATATTGCGCATCATCGTAATATTCAGAATCCGGATATTTTGATAAAAGATTTTTTAAGTTGTTGATCTTAGCCTGCGTATCTCCTTTGAAACCTAAAGCCATTGCTTTCTGGTACAGGGTATAATCTGTAGCATCATCATTTTTATCATAAATGGCAATCGCTTCGTTCAGGTCATTATTGGCATAGTGAATATCTGCAAGACGCAGCTCCGCATCATTTTTAAATTCAGGCTTCGGGTTTGTCAGATATTGTTTGAAATAGGTAGCAGCCTGATCGAATTTTTTAGATTTAAAATAAGCATACCCTAAATCATAAGGCAATTGCTGCTTTTCAGGAAAACTTTCCCCCAGGAGCTTTTCGTAACGAACAATGGCTGACGGATAGTTTCCTTTTTGGTAATAGACCTGGGCCAGCCAGTATAAAGCCCTGCTATTAAATTCTTTATTAATATTAAAACCAAGACTTCTTAAGAAATATTTCTCAGCTTCATCATAATTTCCTTTGTTGAATTCTTCCGTTCCCAGCAAATAAGATACCTCCTGATCTACTTTATTGATTTCCGGCGTAGAGCTTTGCAGCCTGTCTATCGCGTTTAGAGTTTCTTTATAGTTCCCTGAATACAAATAAGACTTTACCAATAATGATCTCATTTCTGAGGCATTGGCTGCATTCTGGTTGTCATTAATATAGCTCTGGATAACCGCAGAAGGATTTTCAAATGGGTTCCCGATATCATAGCTCAGCTTTGCATACTGTTCATGAGCCAGTTTTTTCACCTTGGCATCATAGTCCATCTGGTAAGAAGAACGGAAGGCAGAAAGCGCTTCCTGTTTTTTATCTACAGCGAGATAAGCATTTCCCAGCTGATAATAGGCATTCTGAGCCAACGCTGAATTGCTGTTGACAAGCTGGTTATAGTAAGAAACCGCTTCGTCATATTTTTTCAATTGAGCGGCCACAAATCCCATCTCATATAAATCATTTTCAGAAGGGTTCTGCTGTACATTCAGATAGTCTTTTAAATGCGGATACGCAGAAGTATAATCATTTTTCATGAAATAACTCTCCCCTATGATCTTATGAACCTCAGCTTTATAAGCATCTGAAATATTCTCATTCAGCAAAGCATTCCCTTCTGAAATTGCCTGATCATAATTCTTGTCATTGTAATACATCTGTACATAGTAAGGACGTACCAGTTTGGAGAATTTATCCTGGTCTTTGATGGAATCAAAATACTGGAAAGCCTTATCGTTCTGTCTGTTGCTGTAATACAAGTGTCCCAGCATATAAGCAATATCTCCTTTCTGAGAGGTATCAGCAGACTTGTAGGCTTCTTCCAGTGCATCAATAGCTCCTTTAGAATCCCCGGTCATAAATTTTGCATATCCCAGCTTAAGGATATATTGAGTGTTTTCTTCCTTTGACAGTTGATATTGGTTTACTTTTTTCAAAGTTTCCAATGCTTTATCAAAGTCTTTTTTAGCTAAGTAATAATCCGCTAAAGGAAGATTGGCCTGGGCAAAATAAGCGGAATTCGGGTATTCTTTCATGAAAGCAGTCAATCCTTCCTCTGCATGATTTTTCTGAAGAATGACTCCTATCACATTGTCAAAAAACTGAGCCGCTTCCTTTTTGGAACGTGTCAGATTCTGATTGTAGAAATATTGCCTGGCATATTCGTATTGGGAAGCGTTGTATATTTTGGTCTGGTAAAGATTTTCTGCTAGATTGAATCTATAATTTTCTTTCTGGGTAAAATATTGGGACTGTTGAGCTTCGGAGATTCCGAAATAAAACACGGCAGCCGCTAAAAGTATTTTTTTTGATTTCATTCTTCTCGATATAAGAAAATTAGTCTACATAAGTTAACGAAAATATTAAAAACTTATTGTTTAAGCAAGTTTTAACAGATTTAATAATTCTAAAGTATCAATTTTACAAAAATGAAATCATTTCACAACTTCATGATAAAATTTCTTACTTTAGTCTGAAAAAACGTAAACAATTTAAGCATCAGGTTTGATTTTTTTTCTATTTGATACTTTTTCAACAGCAGCTAAAAACATACCATAAATACACTCTGACATGAAATTTAAGATACTTTTAGCATTAATTTTTATCAACCTTCTTCAGGCTCAAAAGTTTTATTTCCCTAAAACAGCCGTAAAAGACTCACTTATTTTAGAAAATCAAATGCCTGAACTGGCTCTGCAAATTATATTTTGAATGCGAGGTACTGGATAAAGACCTGATCATAAGTGGAAATTTATCCGTTTTTTCAATGTTTCCATTAATAAAAAAGATTTTGATACAGATACCTTTTATACCAGATACAGCCTGATGGCAAATCTTTTTTACTCTCCACCCATATGGCAAGGGCCAGTTATGCAAAAGACAATGTAGTGCGGCAGCTTCTGGAGCCCGGTAAAGAGTATCAGATACCTATCAAAAATTCTGTATACATCAGTAAAAAAATAGAAAAAGGAAGTAAGTTCCTGCTATTGGTTGTGTAAATAAAAATCCCAACTGGCAGATCAATTACGGAACCGGTAAAGATGTAAGTGATGAAATCATACAGGATTCCGGAGCCCCTTTGGAAATTAAATGGTACAACAGCAGCTATGTGGGAATACCTGTTGATAAAGATTCAAGGAATTCCGCTGTGCTTTTTTTGCCTAAATGTTCTTAACAACTGTTAACATCAAAATAAAAAATCATTACATTTGCTTTTTTTCAAATCAAATATAGTTATTGAATGAGTCAACTTTTTAGAAGAAAAATCTATTCAGATACAGATACTTCGACAGGGCTTTTAAGGGTTCTTGGGGTGTGGGACATCGTATTTTTTGGTATTGCGGCCATTATCGGAGCTGGAAGTTTCAGCAGTTTGGGAGAAGCCGTTTTTAGAGGTGGCCCCGGTGTTATCCTTCTATATTTGATTTGTGGTTTTGCCTGTGGTTTCACGGCTTTATGCTATGCTGAATTTGCCAGCAGAATTCCTACAGCAGGCTCCGCATATACTTATGCATATGCAAGTTTTGGAGAGTTAATTGCCTGGGTGATCGGCTGGGCTTTGATTATGGAATATTCTTTCGGGAATATCTATGTTGCTTTTTCCTGGTCAGATTATTTCACCAGTTTCCTGAGCCGTCTGGGCATGCATATTCCTGATTACCTCACCTGCAGCTATACGGAAGCAAGAAAGGCGTTTCAAAATGGTTCAGAAAATAAAGAACTGCTGAATGCCTGGAAAAATGCTCCCCTGATCGGAAATCTGAAATTCATTGTAGATATTCCGGCCCTGGTTATTAATGGGTTAATTACATGGCTCTGCTATGTAGGAGTGAAAGAAAGTAAAAATTTCAACAACTCACTGGTTCTTCTGAAACTAGGAGTTATTATATTGGTTATCCTGGTTGGTTTTGCGTATATCAATACGGATAACTGGACTCCGGTAAGTCCGGCTACGGGAATACCATCATTTATGCCCAATGGATTTGCAGGGGTGATGAGTGCCGTATCGGGTGTCTTTTTTGCTTATATCGGATTCGATGCTTTAAGTGTACTATCAGAAGAAACAAAAGATCCTCAGAAGACACTTCCGAAAGGGATGATCATCTCTCTTGTTTTATGTACCGTGATCTACATTGCCCTTACCTTGGTATTAACAGGAATGGTAGATTACAAAAAATTTGATGGTGTGGGAGATCCTCTTTCATTTATATTTGAAAAAACAAATGCCAATGTTGCCTGGATGGAGCTTATTGTATCTTTTGTGGCTATTGTAGCAATCACTACCGTATTACTGGTATTCCAGATGGGCCAGCCAAGAATCTGGTACGCAATGAGCCGTGACGGGCTGATGCCTCAGAGATTCCAGAAAATACATCCTAAATATAAAACTCCTTCCTATGCAACTATTGTAACGGGGATTGTGGTAGGTATTCCTATTCTGTTCACGGATAAAACCTTTATATTGGATTTCACCAGTATCGGTACTATTTTCGCCTTTGTATTGGTTTGTGCCGGAGTACTGCTTCTTCCGGCAAAAGAGAAAATAAAAGGCAGATTTCACCTTCCTTACGTGAATGGTAAAATTATCTTCCCGGTTGCTTTTATCGGGGGATTGGTTGCATTCTATTATTTGCAGCCCGATTTTTTCCAAAATCTGATGGATTGGGCAGATCCGCAAGAAGGAGAATTCAGAGCTTCTATCTTCTTCTTTATTCTGATCAACCTGGTCATGTGTGTGGTAGCTTTCATCAGGAACCTTTCGTTGATTCCGCTGGTGGGCTTAAGCTCATGCCTGTATCTGCTTACCGGAATGAGCCATGAAAACTGGTTCTGGTTTGGAATCTGGTTCCTGATAGGCATGGTAATTTATTTTTGTTACGGATATAAGAACAGTAAGCTGGGAAAGGAATTAAGGAATAATTAAACTCAAAGTAAAACTGCGGAAAGGCAAAATGACAAAAGGTCTATCTATTTATGTGACTGATTTGCTGTTTTGCCTTTTCGCTTTTTTATTAGTTCCTATAAAATCGGCAAAATTATTGCTATAACATAAATAGAATCAATAAACTACTTGCCATGTCTGAAAGAATAAAAACATACCGGGAATTTTATCAATTTTACCTTACCGAACACAGTAAAACAGGAACACGAATTTTTCATTTCATAGGCACATTGCTTGTATTTGTAGTAATAGGCTATGTAATCAGCTCAGGAAAAGAAAGATTTTTATGGTACATCCCGATTTTCGGGTATGGTTTTGCATGGTTCAGTCACGCCGTTATAGAAAGAAACAAGCCTGCCACTTTTAAATACCCTTTATGGTCATTAGTTTCGGATTTCAGGCTCTTCTTTGAACTGTTGACGGGCAAACAGAAATTCAGAGAAACTACACCTTCCAGCCGTACAACAGAAGAACATTAGTATTCCCCTGCTTTAAACAGGCTGTAAAACGTTAAAATATATCAGTAGAATATCTGCTTTACCTCGAATACACAGATTCTTTAAGTATATTCATGGAAATCATATCATTATAATATGACAACCAATTGGCCAAAATAAAATCCTTACCTGTCTACTTTTTAACTTCATTAGCAACTTTATCAGCATCTTCTTTTGCGGAATACCTTTTTATTCCTATTAAATACCCTAAAGAAGGCAGGATAAAAGACAACATCACAGGAATTATAATTGCCAATCCTGATCCGTCAAGCAATACCGTTAAAGGAAAGAGATAATCGTTATAGGCAATTAATGCCAGAGTAAATAAAAAGCTATCACTTCCCCCCGTTGAAAGAATATTAAAGTCTTTTCCAAACTGATCGAATACACCAGCCATGACAAATAGCAAAAGATTAATAAAAAACATCCACAATACGGACCTGTAAACCATTCCCTTCTTTGCATTCAGATATCCGGCTCCCATCAGAAAAAGAGATAAGACTCCTGAAACACCCACATCCAGGCCTGAAGTATCTCCTTCACTGCCGATTCGCCCAAAGAAATAGAAGGAATACAAAAATAAGTTGATAAGATAAACTATCGTAACATAATTCATGAGACAAAAAATTTGGATGTATGATTGTTATTGTTTTTCAAGAATACTGTAATGCACAGTATTCATTACCTTTTCAGCCAGGGCATCCCCATCTATCTTGATCTTTTCCGGAATATAGTCTGAAAATGTCATCGTTTTATCTTTATTCAAGGTCACCACAACCTCTTCAAGAATATTCTGATCATCCGTAAAAAACTGAATCCTGTTACCTGCAATCCGCCAGAATGAAAGTCTCGGTTCAGATGGAGAACAATTTCCCACACTTCCTTCCACATAATTGTAAATGGCAAAACCATCCTCCCGTATTGCATAGTTTCTCATCAGGCGACAATTATCGAAGTCTTTAATAACTTTCTTCTTATTTTCATAAAAACCTGATTCTTTCAGCTTCCAAAACCCTGTAACGTCTTCCTTCTTTAGTTTCTGGGCACTCACAAAAGAGGCAAAAACTAAGGCAGAAGAAAATAATAATTTCTTCATCTATTTTTTCTTTTTCATTTTCTTTTTTATATCCGGGCTTTCAGGCGTCTTTTCCATCTCTTCCGTGACTTCAATAAGTCCCATAGAGATCATAGAAGCCGGATCTCCTTGCTTTTCACCTTCTTTCCAGACCTCAAAAGCCTTTTCCCTAAGTCCTAAAAGGTGATAATAGGCTCCCAAAACATTATACCCTTCTGTTTCCCCAAGGTTGATTATTTTCTGAGAAAGCTCAATCAGCTCAGGATGAGGCTTCAGTTTCTTATCTTTAATTTTTTCAAGATCATCAAAAAAGCCGGGAGTATATTCCATCATCTTTAATCCGAAAGCATTGAGACAAGCTTTAGCTACCCCTTGATTGCAAAAGTCTTCACTGATCTTAGTAAAGTCGTTTGCATTCGAAAACAAGGCATCCAGCCCAGACATATTTTTAGTCTTATCATAATATGCTGCCAATAAAGCTGCTCTTTTCTGAGACTCTTCAGGATTTTTTCTGTTATTAATCTCAGTACTGTCTTTTTTACGGATCCACACACCGTTTTTAACCCAATCGGAAATACCAATTAACTTATCTTTTTTGATTTTAAAAATGAATACATCTTTATCCGGAAGTATCACCAGGCTATCATTTCTGGTAAAGTAATAGCTGCTTTTAAATCCACCCGCTATTTTACCATTTCCATCAAAATTAAAACTTTTATAAAAAGTCTCATCCCCCTGCTCTTCAAAGTAACCCTGCAATGCATTGTCTGCTTTTTGAGCAGACGTAATTCCGGTAATAAAAACAGCAGAAGTGAGTATGAACAATTTTTTCATTAATTCTTTCTTTTAGATATCATATTGGCCCCGGGCAGGGCGGCGAAGCCGCACCCTGCCCGGGGCCTCTTACAATCTTAATCCCGTTACTTAAATTTTTTCTTAAAGCTGAATTTAAGCCTGTTCATCAGCCCAGGCTCTATGACATCAACTCCCAAGCCAAAATTGCTGTCGGCTACCGTATGATGATCTGTTCTGAATCTTTCAAACTCATCCTGTGGAATTTCCAGGTTAACTAAAGGATTGTGCTCGATATACACGCTGGCTCCGTTTTTTGTAATTTTCTTACGGCTTTTATAATCAAAATAAGGATTGTTTATTGTACTTTCCTGAACGGTATACTTTTCTTCAGTATCAATTTTCTGATCCGTATATAAGTTGATTTCATACTTTTCACTGTCGAAATTATGCCAGAAAGGAAGGTCTTTATGCATAAAATCTCTTGCACTGGCTTTCACTACGTTTCTGTCAAAATACATCAGGAAACGGTTTTTCTGCGGATCTGTATAATAGGGGTTTTCCACTACAGCCGTATATTGAATCTTTACTTCATTTAATTTTTTGTTATCACTTATGACATCAATGGCTGCATCTTTAAATATATTCCTTACATCAGTCCCGTTCCTGTCGCCGGAATAGTTCAGGCTATAAAAGAGAAAACTGTTCCAGCTGTCTATAATCTCTCTTTTATTGGTACTTTTAAAATACCTTCTCATGGCATTGGCCCTGTTTCCTTTATAGGTAGTGACCAGTTTCAGGTTTCCGGTATTTCCCTGGGTGGTAAAATCAACTTTTTCATCCACACAATAGTAAGGAAACTTAAAAGCCTTTCTTACCTGTAGCTCCTGATCTTTTTTAACTTCAAGGTAATGCATAAAATACATGAAACCTCTGTTTTCGATCAGACCAAACTCATCCCTGATAGTAGCATCTACAAAATATTCCTCTCCTTTATAATTTATTTTAACCACCACATGATTAAAACTTAATAATGAAGGAAGGTAATATTTAATATAATAGTCTGTATGAAAGTTAACCAGTACCACAGATGCTTCTACACCGATATAATCCAGAATAACCTTCAATAATACAGATTTAGCTTTGCAGTCCCCCTGCTTGTTTTCATAGGTGATGGAAGGTTCCTGTGGCTTATGGCCGTTCATTTCATCAGCATTGAAAATATAATAGATATGATTCTGCACATATTCAATTGCAAACTGAAGCTTTTCATCCTGATCTGCAATAGCATCTAATTTTTCAACAAGATGGGGAGCAAATTCCTGTAAAGAAGATTTGCTGAAAATTTCATCGTAAATAGGAACGATATAATTTGAAAGGTCTTTCCAGGTACTTTCCGTAGCAAAATCTATATAAGGGAAAATTTCACGCCCCGCGTCTACCGGATTGATATAATTTTGTTCTTCAAATACAAACCGGTCTCCTTTCTTTAAATAATTGATTTCCGGTTCCAGAACATTTCCCTGTTCATCTCTGAAAAAGGTCTTTTTATAAGCAATGGTCTGTTCACGTTCATTAATAAAAGTAAATCTAAAACTGCCATATGCCCAGTAATTATCCGGACTCACCCAGACATATTTCGAAAATTCCTTTCTAAGGAAATCACGATCGGTAAAAACTTTAACCCTGGAATCTTCTAAAATCAGTACATCATACAATCTGAGGTCTTTAATGGTAATATTGATTTTCTTATTGCTGCTCAATACTCCTCCACTGCTTTGATTTTCGCTATCCAGGACTTTGATCTTTGTATCCGGAATTTTATCAATCAGCACTCCATCCCTTAACACACTGATCCTATGAATCTGATAGACTTCATTCTCTTCTACTACAACATCAGACACGGAAGCCCTCTCCAGGTTTCCCGGCTCATTCAGTGTATAAGCCATGCAGGCGTATTCACCGTTTTCTTTATTGCTTGTATAATATTTTTTATCTAAAAAGTAACAGTAGTCTCTTCCTTCATCAATCTGTTTTCTGGCAAATTCGGAATCCTTGATTCTTTCTATAATTTCCTGGTCCCCGATATTTCCAGCCCACTCTTCAGGTTTTTGAATCTTGTAGTTTTCAATTTGAATTTGATTATCCATATTTATGAATTACGTTTTTGGTTATGATTGTTACAAAGTTCAAATTAAATAATTAAAAAAGTAAAAAACAATAGAAGAACTGTGACAATTGAAGAAACAGATTTCGGCATGGTAATTGCGAGGTATGCGCTAAAATCAAGTTTATGAAAAGTATAGCAACAATTCTAAAAGGGACAGCTCCCGCATTAGCATTATTCGCAATGACACAATGTACAACCATTCCGGGAGGTTCCCCAGCTGATGAAAAAACTTTCATTGTAGGACCACAAACCGCAGACTGTACAGGGGTAGCTCCTATGAAATGTCTGCAGGTAAAAGAAAAAGCTTCCGAAAACTGGACCAACCTTTACACCAATATCGAAGGATTTACCTATGAACCGGGATATGAATATGTTTTGAAAGTAAAAACTGAGAAAATCGCCAATCCTCCGGCTGACGGATCTTCCATTAAATATACTTTGGTAAAACAGGTTTCCAAAACTAAAAAAGAAACGGCTGATGCCAACGAAAAAACACTTATCGTAGGGGCACAAACTGCAGACTGTTCTGCAGGGGCAGGCCGCATGAAATGCCTGCAGGTAAAAGAAAATGCTTCTGAAAACTGGACGAATTTCTATAGCAATATCGAAGGATTTACCTATGAACCGGGATATGAATATGTTTTGAAGGTAAAAACTGAAAAAATAGCGAACCCTCCCGCAGATGCCTCTTCCATTAAATATATATTAACAGAACAGGTTTCTAAAACAAAGAAATAACAATAAAAGCTCCCAAAAAATTCGGGAGCTTTTTATTTCAATAAGGATCACTTTAAAAATCAGTTTCTTTTTTAGGCGGGTCCGGATATTTTCCTTTACTTACTTCGCCTACTGTGTTTGCCGTAGTCATGGCAACAACCAGATCATTGAGCATATTGCTGGCTGCTGTAGGTGAGTTAGGCAGTAAAACCAGATTACTCCTGTTACTGGCACCTACAGAATGTAATGTATCATAATGCTGGGTCACTACGATAAGCGCAGAAGCTTCATGAGAATTAATATCTACATTGTTCAGCATTCTTACCGATTCTTCAAGGCCCTTGGCAATTTCTCTTCTTTGATCGGCAATCCCCTGACCCTGTAGCTTTTTAGACTCTGCTTCAGCTTTTGCTACCGCTACAATTCTGATTCTTTGCGCTTCGGATTCATATTCAGCTGCTGTTTTTTCTCTTTCCGCTGCATTAATCCTGTTCATGGCATGCTTTACCTGTTCGTCCGGATCAATATCCGTCACCAGTGCTTTGATAATATCATACCCGTAGCTGTTCATCGCTTCCTGCAATTCGCTTTTTACAGCTACAGCAATGTCGTCTTTTCTCACAAAAACATCGTCCAGTTTCAGCTTCGGCACTTCAGCACGTACCACATCAAAAACAAAAGATGTAATCTGATTTTCCGGATTCTCCAGGCGATAATAGGCATCCCCTACCTGATTTCTGATCACCTGGTACTGTACAGAAATCTTCATTTTGATAAATACATTATCCAGGGTTTTGGTATCGATCATTACATCAAGCTGTTGAATTCTAAGATTGAGCCTTTTGGCAATCTGATCGATAATCGGAAGCTTCAGGTGAAGTCCGGAATGTTTCACCGCCTGGAATTTACCAAAGCGTTCAATAATGGCTGCTGTTTCCTGTTTCACCACAAAAAACGAAGCAAATAAAATAATAAGCCCAAAGACAATAACGGGCGCTAGAAAAATCCCCATAGTTTCAGTTTTTAATAATAAGTAGTAATAAGCCGGCTTTTGTTAAAACTTTTTAAGTTTCAGCATTAGCCAAGCTATAAACCGTTTTTATAAATATACTACTTATTTTCAAACTAAACTGTCATTCCGATATCTATTCCTTTGATCTTTCTATACAGATCTGTTGCATAATTATCCGTCATTCCGGAAACAAAATCAATGATACCAAGTACTTTTTGATAATCTGTTCCATTTTCATAAACAAATTGTCTTGGTAAAAGTTTCAGTGCTTTTTTATCATAAGATTTTCTTTCGTCTTCAGGTTTTAGAATAGAAGGAATAAAATGGTCCAGTAATTCATACATTACGTTATATCCTGCATTTTCAATTTCTACCACTGCTTTGTGATTGTAGATTTTTTCAATAGAAAAGGATTCAATATCCTGTAATGCCCTGTTTTCAGATTTATAACTGTCCAGAAGAGCCATATCAAGATTCCCCTGGAGAATGGTTTCAAAATTCTGCTTATAAATTTCCAGAGATTTATTGATGAGGGCATTGATAGCCTTTGCTCTCAGGTAAGAAATCTTTTCATTTTCATTGGAGATGGAAGCCAGTTTGTTTTTTACCCTGTCGATATCATTACTTTCAGATTTTACCAATTCGAAAAACAGGTTTTCACAGTCGGAAGTTGATACAATTCCCAGTCTGTGGGCATCTTCCATATCGATAATATTATAGCAGATATCATCGGCTGCTTCCACCAGCCATACAAAAGGATGCCTTTTGAAGATATAAGGTTCTTCATTTTCTGCAATAAGCTGTGTTCCCTGGGCTATCTCAAGGAAAATATCTTTTTCATTCTGAAAAAAACCGAACTTTTTCCTGTGAATAATTCCTTTTTTCTTGGCTACGGCTTCACACGGATATTTTGCAATGCTGGCCAGTGTAGAAAAGGTCAACTGAATGCCACCTGCATCTTTTCC
Coding sequences within:
- a CDS encoding SPFH domain-containing protein; this encodes MGIFLAPVIVFGLIILFASFFVVKQETAAIIERFGKFQAVKHSGLHLKLPIIDQIAKRLNLRIQQLDVMIDTKTLDNVFIKMKISVQYQVIRNQVGDAYYRLENPENQITSFVFDVVRAEVPKLKLDDVFVRKDDIAVAVKSELQEAMNSYGYDIIKALVTDIDPDEQVKHAMNRINAAEREKTAAEYESEAQRIRIVAVAKAEAESKKLQGQGIADQRREIAKGLEESVRMLNNVDINSHEASALIVVTQHYDTLHSVGASNRSNLVLLPNSPTAASNMLNDLVVAMTTANTVGEVSKGKYPDPPKKETDF
- a CDS encoding deoxyguanosinetriphosphate triphosphohydrolase, with amino-acid sequence MNLNQIFTNQRTGNNPHTKASRTDFQRDFDRIIFSSAFRRLQNKTQVFPLPGSVFVHNRLTHSLEVSSVGRSLGSIIGEFIAEDFKNELTEESRNFYLYNLGNVIAAACLCHDVGNPAFGHSGEDAIASYFERNEKDLKAKFNEKEWADLVNFEGNANAIRVLAQQQQGKDAGGIQLTFSTLASIAKYPCEAVAKKKGIIHRKKFGFFQNEKDIFLEIAQGTQLIAENEEPYIFKRHPFVWLVEAADDICYNIIDMEDAHRLGIVSTSDCENLFFELVKSESNDIDRVKNKLASISNENEKISYLRAKAINALINKSLEIYKQNFETILQGNLDMALLDSYKSENRALQDIESFSIEKIYNHKAVVEIENAGYNVMYELLDHFIPSILKPEDERKSYDKKALKLLPRQFVYENGTDYQKVLGIIDFVSGMTDNYATDLYRKIKGIDIGMTV